A genomic region of Microbacterium schleiferi contains the following coding sequences:
- the dprA gene encoding DNA-processing protein DprA, which produces MRILTPGTPGWPEGLSDLGVLAPVALWVKGDAGLLTSSLGSRVTMVGARAATGYGEHVATELAADLAQLPRVILSGGAYGIDGAAHSAALAVRAGSTVAVLASGLDRYYPAGHQELLARVANTGAVISEAPPGAAPTRWRFLQRGRLLAALSASTIVVEAGYRSGSLHTAAEAHRLGRPVGAVPGPITSAASAGCHRLLHDQMATVITSTGDITALTDPPAPPDAPTLSAPVGRPPARTL; this is translated from the coding sequence CTGCGCATCCTCACCCCAGGCACACCCGGCTGGCCGGAAGGCCTGTCAGACCTTGGTGTTCTCGCGCCGGTCGCCCTGTGGGTCAAAGGTGATGCCGGGCTGCTGACGAGCTCGTTGGGGAGCCGGGTCACGATGGTCGGGGCACGCGCGGCGACCGGGTACGGCGAGCACGTCGCCACCGAACTCGCCGCCGACCTCGCACAGTTGCCACGGGTGATCCTCTCCGGTGGCGCGTACGGGATCGACGGAGCCGCGCATAGTGCCGCGCTGGCCGTGCGCGCCGGTTCGACGGTCGCGGTGCTCGCATCCGGGCTGGACCGCTACTACCCGGCCGGGCACCAGGAACTCCTCGCCCGGGTCGCCAACACCGGCGCCGTGATCTCCGAAGCACCTCCCGGGGCGGCACCGACCCGGTGGAGGTTCCTGCAACGAGGCCGACTACTCGCCGCCCTGTCCGCATCAACGATCGTCGTCGAGGCCGGCTACCGGTCAGGATCGCTCCACACCGCCGCAGAAGCCCACCGTCTCGGACGGCCCGTCGGTGCCGTCCCTGGCCCGATCACCTCCGCGGCATCTGCGGGATGCCACCGATTGCTGCACGACCAGATGGCGACTGTCATCACCAGCACGGGCGACATCACCGCGCTCACCGACCCACCCGCGCCACCGGATGCACCCACTCTCTCGGCACCGGTCGGGAGGCCTCCGGCGCGAACGCTCTGA
- a CDS encoding type IV secretory system conjugative DNA transfer family protein: protein MSTPRPAGSLGDELSNLGIGILITTALLAGILRGAGSIAAWVTGAGQPAGGIEAGLGALLNPTDPATALDAPGLNTVAYWVTVGVLLLAAGAAGWWVWRFFREQGRQVKTDPYRIAGIATRTEIAKAASEKALLRRAGHLRPSLEQPEPVDVGYRIGTSRGTSVWASVEDSILLIGPPRSGKGAHIVINTILDAPGAVVTTSTRPDNLTATLRARQKIGPVAVFDPQHLAEGVPAGLRWSPIRGCEDPLTAMIRATGLAAGTGLSAGGVEGGGFWEGKTRTALQALLHAAALDHRPPAELFRWTLDPSAAADAVAILTANPRAATGWAESLQAMIESDPRTRDSIWQGVSLALAALADPRVLDAVSPNDDKSFDPEAFLQAKGTLYLLATGAGANNSAALVAALVEDLVEAARRIAARSPGARLDPPLLLALDEVGNLAPLPSLPTLMAEGGGTGITTMPMLQSLAQAREKWSENAAGAIWDASIVKIILGGASNSKDLHDLTTLVGERDEITDSTTIGDHGSRSAQRSIRRVPIMPPNTIRTLPFGTALVLLRSAPPIVTRLRTWTNRPDAKALRADRADIEALLQQTPVGSADPPA, encoded by the coding sequence ATGAGCACCCCACGGCCTGCCGGATCGCTCGGGGACGAGCTGAGCAACCTCGGCATCGGCATCCTCATCACCACAGCCCTCCTCGCCGGCATTCTGCGCGGCGCAGGCTCCATCGCCGCGTGGGTCACCGGCGCTGGTCAGCCCGCCGGAGGTATCGAAGCAGGGCTTGGGGCGCTGCTGAACCCCACCGACCCGGCGACCGCGCTTGACGCGCCCGGGCTCAACACGGTCGCCTACTGGGTGACCGTCGGCGTCCTGCTCCTCGCGGCGGGCGCTGCAGGGTGGTGGGTGTGGCGGTTCTTCCGCGAGCAGGGACGGCAGGTCAAGACCGACCCGTATCGCATCGCCGGAATCGCCACCCGCACCGAGATCGCCAAGGCCGCATCCGAGAAAGCACTGCTGCGTCGAGCCGGGCACCTGCGCCCCTCGCTCGAACAACCTGAGCCGGTGGATGTCGGCTACCGGATCGGTACCTCACGCGGCACCAGCGTGTGGGCGTCGGTCGAAGACTCCATCCTCCTCATCGGCCCACCCCGATCCGGCAAAGGCGCACACATCGTCATCAACACCATCCTCGACGCCCCGGGTGCCGTCGTCACCACCAGCACCCGGCCCGACAACCTCACCGCCACCCTCCGAGCCCGACAGAAGATCGGCCCGGTCGCCGTGTTCGACCCCCAGCACCTCGCCGAAGGCGTCCCCGCAGGGCTCCGGTGGTCACCGATCCGAGGATGCGAAGACCCGCTAACCGCGATGATCCGCGCCACCGGCCTCGCCGCAGGCACCGGACTCTCCGCCGGCGGGGTCGAAGGCGGCGGGTTCTGGGAAGGCAAAACCCGCACCGCACTCCAAGCCCTCCTCCACGCCGCAGCGCTCGACCACCGCCCGCCCGCCGAACTGTTCCGATGGACGCTCGACCCCTCCGCCGCAGCCGATGCCGTCGCGATCCTGACCGCGAACCCGCGAGCTGCGACCGGGTGGGCGGAGTCGCTGCAGGCGATGATCGAATCCGACCCCCGCACCCGCGACTCCATCTGGCAAGGCGTATCCCTCGCCCTCGCCGCCCTCGCAGACCCCCGCGTCCTCGACGCCGTCTCCCCAAACGACGACAAGAGCTTCGACCCCGAAGCCTTCCTCCAAGCCAAGGGCACCCTCTACCTCCTCGCCACCGGGGCCGGCGCGAACAACTCCGCGGCCCTGGTCGCGGCGCTCGTGGAAGACCTCGTCGAAGCCGCCCGACGCATCGCCGCACGCTCACCCGGCGCACGCCTCGACCCGCCCCTGCTGCTCGCACTCGACGAAGTCGGCAACCTCGCACCGTTGCCCTCGCTGCCGACGCTGATGGCTGAAGGGGGTGGCACCGGAATCACCACCATGCCTATGCTCCAGTCACTCGCTCAGGCACGAGAGAAATGGTCAGAGAACGCAGCCGGCGCGATCTGGGACGCCTCAATCGTGAAGATTATCCTCGGCGGGGCATCCAACTCCAAAGACCTCCACGACCTCACCACCCTCGTCGGCGAACGCGACGAGATCACCGACTCCACCACCATCGGAGACCACGGCTCCCGCTCCGCGCAACGCTCCATCCGCCGCGTGCCGATCATGCCGCCCAACACCA